The DNA segment TCGCAAGTCTTAATTACCAGCACTGTTATGACTCATTACTCTGTTGATTGGATTGAAGCCTGGTGCCAAGAAAATGGCTGGACAGAATTATTTGTCGAGCGGCGCAACAACTATTGGGCTTTTCCTCCTGGATGCGTAATGCCTGAGCCAATTCCTAATCACGTCCTCAACTTGATTAAAGCTGAAAAGGGCTTCACTGTTGAGGAAAGAGTCTGGTCAGCATCGGCGGTGATTAGCACAATCGTAGCTATAGTTTCTACAGTTGTTCTTAAATGTCCCATGCCATTAGTTTTAGCGTTTGCTTTTAACGCTGTGACTGTAGCTCAATTTGAGATGGAAGATGCCTAGCCGCAAGGCATTCGTCAAAAGTCAAAAGTCAAAAAGCTGATTTTATAGTATTTTCATTGATTTTGAATGGTCTGTTTATTTACGCCGACTTGAACTAGGTATTTAATTGAGACATGATCATGAAAACTGCTTATGAATGTACTTTCAGTAAGAGCAGTTTTTATTTTATTGTGTAAAAATTAAACTTCTTTCAAATAGTAATTAAACCGTTCCCGTAGTTTATCAACACTCATCTCCTGAGTCCAATACTCCGCGATCGCGTGACCAAATGCCCAGGCGTTGCGGTTAGGTGCAGCAGAGTTTTCTAGTAGCAATGGCCACAGAGATAGCAGGTCAAACTGAAGAGGGTTAACATTACCTGTATGCAATAGTGAAAACAGGTCATAGGCCATTTGGAGTTTACCAATCACAATCGGCAACTTTTCCACTGGAATTTGCTCTGCCAGTAGATACGCCAAAGTGGGAGATCCAGTTGATACGGTGGCAATAAATTGTAGCACAGGACTTTTCAGCAATGCAGTTAGTCCCTGAGTTGTGGCCATTTGGAATGTGTAGTGGTCGATGATTTTGGCAGATGCGACAGTACGGGCTTCCAAGTTACGCAAAAAGCGGGCTAACCGCAGTTGTTTAGCCGGAGCGATCGCTTCTATGAGTTGCAAAGATAGCGCTTCTACTCCCCAGGCGGCTCGACCTGTTTTGATATCACTGGTCACAATCGGTAATACTAGATTACAGAAATTATCCAAAAGTTGAGCGCGGTATTGGGTAGCGTTGCGAATGGCAATTTCCTTGGGACGATTCCCCGATTCCCAATTGTATGGCGGTTCCCACTCCCGGATAGGACGAAGCCGATCAACTTGGGTGATGACTGCGATCGCAGGTAAATCTGCAACTTCCGCCTGCATATCTTGGAGAAAATCTACATCCATTTGTAGGGCTGGATCAAGAGCAGGGGTAACTAACAGTAGTAAATCTGCATTGGTAGCATAATCAAGCACCAGATTTCGCAGATTACCACCATTGATTTGTTCATAACCAGGGGAATCCCACAGGGTTAAAGTTTCCCCGGTGGAACTTTGCCAATGATAATTTTGAATCTGGTCAGTGCTGGGTAAAATATTCACATCTGCGAGATCAGCCTGAAATAAAGTATTAATCAAGCTGCTTTTTCCAGACCCCGTGCGCCCTACAATCAGAATATTTACGGGTTTTTGGGCAACTTCTTCGGCTGGTTCTACTTTGGCTAATATTTCTCGGAGGTTTTGAGTCTTAGCTGTGGGTAGCGTTGGTGTAGAAGTCGTAACTTCTGAAACTGGTGATTTGCTACCACTGTAAAGTGCGATCGCCTGACGGCATAAATTCCGCAACGCATTTTCCCGCAGTAGTTGCCCTAAATTGACTAACAACTGCTGAGTTGCTTGGTTAGTATAACCCTTAGTAGCTTGCTTGGCCACTGCGACTACAGGATTAAATAGCCACTGCGCCCAATTCCATGCTTGCCAAACTTTCCGAGCCGATGGCTCAAGCTTCCGATAGACTTCATAAGCTTGGTAAGCTTGTCCCACGGTAATCTGATTCAGTGCTGGTGATAACTTCTGCATCCACTGATCGAGGTCATCCATCGTTCCCCGAATTAACCCGTAAGCCTGGGGTATAT comes from the Nodularia sp. NIES-3585 genome and includes:
- a CDS encoding GTPase family protein, producing the protein MLRLKLWQWVVLALPIALIITFLLISAGMQIHTWGISWIWGIFTLVFVGWRWLLVKWTKPQINVIESTLAEVTEELESAADQPVGLPAQSDNIKQAEIALQQILKAAESDRPIWEDWQTFWTRCQDLVTAIAHIYYPQVQYPLLNIYIPQAYGLIRGTMDDLDQWMQKLSPALNQITVGQAYQAYEVYRKLEPSARKVWQAWNWAQWLFNPVVAVAKQATKGYTNQATQQLLVNLGQLLRENALRNLCRQAIALYSGSKSPVSEVTTSTPTLPTAKTQNLREILAKVEPAEEVAQKPVNILIVGRTGSGKSSLINTLFQADLADVNILPSTDQIQNYHWQSSTGETLTLWDSPGYEQINGGNLRNLVLDYATNADLLLLVTPALDPALQMDVDFLQDMQAEVADLPAIAVITQVDRLRPIREWEPPYNWESGNRPKEIAIRNATQYRAQLLDNFCNLVLPIVTSDIKTGRAAWGVEALSLQLIEAIAPAKQLRLARFLRNLEARTVASAKIIDHYTFQMATTQGLTALLKSPVLQFIATVSTGSPTLAYLLAEQIPVEKLPIVIGKLQMAYDLFSLLHTGNVNPLQFDLLSLWPLLLENSAAPNRNAWAFGHAIAEYWTQEMSVDKLRERFNYYLKEV